One Methanomicrobia archaeon genomic region harbors:
- a CDS encoding mechanosensitive ion channel, giving the protein MAGDNVLIGTVRLESFLLFLFAFILTLIVGNVAYVLMRRLLDGRLSRRNSKLLARATHYAVLFGGIYLGIHHVLGQDLTAFAASLGVFSIAIAFSSQQIIQNLIAGLLIAIERPIQLEEWIEVGGAPETGVCKVKDITLTTTVLRNTNGRLIYLPNAVLLSSRVINYTKSGFVELPVQLTIPYGSDLGVIKRIVLEVADKNAWILPNVPIAEKSIMTQLLEMPRFKRFFEPDFNVKMFEPKILIADISGSNITLSIRIWIREVNKKDEIVSEFLDAVLTRLKEEIINPFTLESEQRGDEKS; this is encoded by the coding sequence ATGGCGGGAGATAACGTCCTGATTGGAACAGTAAGGTTAGAGTCTTTCTTGCTCTTCTTATTCGCGTTTATTCTCACCTTGATCGTTGGCAATGTAGCATACGTTTTAATGCGGCGGCTGCTCGACGGGAGGCTTTCCCGGCGTAATTCCAAGTTGCTGGCACGAGCAACGCACTATGCCGTTCTTTTCGGCGGGATCTATTTAGGCATACACCACGTGCTCGGTCAAGATTTAACCGCATTTGCCGCCTCGCTGGGCGTCTTCAGCATTGCAATTGCCTTCTCTTCCCAGCAAATCATACAGAATCTCATCGCGGGATTATTGATTGCAATCGAAAGACCCATTCAGCTCGAGGAATGGATCGAAGTCGGGGGCGCGCCAGAAACAGGCGTCTGCAAAGTGAAGGACATTACGTTGACGACGACGGTGTTACGGAATACAAACGGTCGGCTGATTTACCTGCCAAACGCCGTATTGTTATCTTCCAGAGTCATTAACTACACCAAATCAGGCTTCGTAGAACTTCCCGTACAGTTAACGATCCCCTATGGCTCGGATCTGGGAGTGATTAAACGAATCGTCTTAGAAGTTGCTGATAAAAATGCGTGGATACTGCCGAATGTCCCTATCGCGGAGAAATCGATTATGACGCAACTCTTAGAAATGCCCCGATTTAAACGATTCTTTGAGCCCGATTTTAATGTAAAAATGTTCGAACCGAAGATCCTGATTGCTGATATCTCGGGCTCTAACATCACACTTAGCATTCGAATCTGGATACGGGAGGTCAATAAAAAGGACGAAATTGTGTCGGAATTTTTGGATGCCGTGTTGACGCGATTGAAAGAGGAGATTATTAACCCTTTTACGTTGGAATCGGAGCAGAGAGGCGATGAGAAATCTTGA
- a CDS encoding flippase-like domain-containing protein encodes MAKNTTNGATKTIGALIASSRYIVLLVLLGLAVHLVLPQLTSLEHSLQVIKSLVLWAVALAVVAQVLSYLGSGYLLREIVAITHQRFSLVKGIMITLASSSVGVVAGGMVGTAAATYRWMRSKGVSSEGATLAGILPLLFNNVILILAAIFGLIHLLIVHQLSRIQSISFSLIVLLLGAGLCGALWGVRHRSESTALAVRVASRWARIRRKPYTATETEDAMARLFSAWDALHRGGWHGPALGAALNTGFDMLTLYFLFFAAAVPIGPGALLAGYGLPLLFGKIAFLLPGGLGVPAPVVVVVILTYRLLSFWLPTLLGFPIAAYLQHTEKDHEPPRRIR; translated from the coding sequence ATGGCTAAAAATACCACAAATGGAGCTACCAAAACAATCGGAGCGTTGATCGCATCGAGCCGCTATATCGTGCTGCTGGTCTTACTGGGGCTGGCAGTGCATCTTGTTCTACCACAGCTCACCTCGCTTGAACATTCGCTCCAGGTCATTAAGTCCTTGGTCCTTTGGGCCGTTGCGTTGGCCGTTGTGGCTCAGGTGTTGAGCTACCTGGGGAGTGGCTATCTGTTGCGAGAGATTGTTGCTATCACCCATCAGCGGTTCTCCCTCGTGAAAGGGATTATGATTACCCTTGCATCGTCCAGTGTTGGCGTGGTCGCTGGGGGTATGGTGGGCACTGCGGCCGCCACCTATCGCTGGATGCGCAGTAAGGGTGTTAGCTCAGAAGGTGCCACATTGGCGGGGATACTTCCCCTCCTGTTCAACAACGTGATACTAATCTTAGCTGCGATTTTTGGTCTGATTCACTTGCTGATCGTGCACCAGCTTTCACGTATCCAATCGATCAGCTTCTCCCTGATCGTGCTGCTGCTGGGTGCCGGCCTTTGCGGAGCACTGTGGGGCGTTCGTCATCGTTCAGAATCCACTGCACTGGCGGTTCGCGTGGCCAGCCGCTGGGCTAGGATTCGCCGCAAGCCGTATACAGCAACCGAGACCGAAGATGCAATGGCCCGCCTCTTTAGTGCATGGGATGCACTGCACCGTGGTGGATGGCACGGCCCGGCACTGGGCGCAGCGCTCAACACAGGCTTCGACATGCTAACACTCTATTTCCTCTTCTTCGCCGCTGCGGTTCCTATCGGTCCGGGTGCACTGCTGGCAGGTTATGGATTGCCGTTACTTTTTGGCAAGATAGCGTTTCTGCTGCCAGGCGGGCTTGGCGTGCCCGCGCCCGTCGTCGTTGTTGTTATTCTGACTTACCGCCTGCTCTCCTTCTGGCTGCCAACACTGCTTGGCTTTCCGATTGCGGCTTATTTACAGCACACTGAAAAGGATCACGAACCTCCCAGGCGCATT
- a CDS encoding glycosyl transferase family 2 — translation MLTSVILEKIEKIKPVDVVIGISAKNVDTTIVHVMNVAATGLMEFLSDYKGLVVVSNGFSTDRTAELAELFELPRNVSKIVTELMGESGKGNAIRTIFEIAKQAEADTVILLDGDLLSARPQWVEHLGQPPIYGTADLVVPYYVRYKYDGIITNNLAYPLTRALYGVHLRQPIGGDFGVSAEFSSRLLEHPLFPSRFGIDIFMTTVAAAENVGIQEVLLGLKLHESTTKYIDPGTHLTPMFREVVGSMLDLMMYYEDVWRNEYIPRRVRRVKAKYHGQKPTPVAVDIGKVDKMFKQGYKDFETLISASMANDVFKELEKAAQKEPADIGPELWARIVYNMAAAYKRNAEERTNILDALRILWMGRFASYVNDTKDMDTNEAEREIERQAEIFEQERDYLKSIY, via the coding sequence TTGTTAACGTCCGTAATATTGGAGAAGATAGAGAAGATAAAGCCGGTGGATGTAGTAATAGGAATATCAGCGAAAAATGTGGACACCACGATAGTGCACGTAATGAACGTGGCAGCTACGGGTCTTATGGAGTTTTTATCAGACTATAAAGGGCTCGTGGTCGTCTCAAATGGCTTTTCCACCGATCGGACTGCGGAACTTGCGGAACTGTTTGAACTCCCGAGAAACGTCTCGAAAATAGTCACCGAGCTGATGGGTGAGTCGGGAAAGGGGAATGCCATCAGAACAATCTTTGAGATCGCCAAGCAGGCTGAAGCTGACACGGTAATACTGCTGGATGGGGACTTGCTGAGCGCCCGTCCGCAGTGGGTAGAGCACCTGGGGCAGCCGCCGATATACGGGACGGCAGATCTTGTCGTTCCCTATTATGTTCGATACAAGTATGATGGTATAATAACCAACAACCTCGCGTATCCCCTGACGAGGGCTCTCTACGGCGTACATCTAAGACAGCCAATAGGTGGTGATTTTGGTGTCTCAGCCGAGTTTTCCAGCAGGCTCTTAGAGCACCCGCTTTTCCCCTCACGCTTTGGTATTGATATTTTTATGACGACCGTTGCAGCGGCGGAGAACGTCGGCATTCAGGAGGTGCTCCTCGGACTGAAATTACACGAATCTACCACGAAGTACATCGATCCCGGTACGCACTTGACACCGATGTTCAGAGAGGTTGTGGGCTCGATGCTGGACTTGATGATGTATTATGAGGATGTATGGAGGAATGAATACATACCCCGAAGGGTAAGAAGGGTGAAGGCCAAGTATCACGGTCAAAAGCCCACCCCTGTAGCAGTCGATATTGGCAAAGTGGACAAGATGTTCAAACAGGGGTACAAGGACTTTGAGACCCTCATATCGGCAAGTATGGCTAATGACGTCTTTAAAGAGCTTGAAAAAGCGGCTCAGAAGGAGCCGGCAGATATCGGGCCTGAGTTGTGGGCACGAATCGTTTACAATATGGCCGCTGCGTACAAGCGAAATGCGGAAGAGAGAACCAACATACTTGACGCTTTGCGGATACTCTGGATGGGGCGATTTGCGAGCTATGTCAATGATACAAAGGATATGGACACAAATGAGGCGGAGAGAGAGATAGAGCGACAGGCCGAGATCTTCGAGCAAGAACGCGATTATTTGAAGTCCATTTACTAG